The Rhododendron vialii isolate Sample 1 chromosome 8a, ASM3025357v1 genome has a window encoding:
- the LOC131335697 gene encoding uncharacterized protein LOC131335697: MSDDKQNASASTNDELSRVGTLDNFSLDICHIKLDGTNYLIWSRTFTLAIEAKGMSEFIEGSVTPPVEAIALKKFKSQKSLVMTWLFNFMRADIRHTFLLRDTPHKIWTTAAQTYSQQGNDAQCFELRKRLRTLEQNHRSVAVYFADLNGAWQEFDYYQGFQAVCAVDAAAWLKRLEKERVYDFLAGLDIEYDTIRVQVLGRIPFSSLGEAYAIVQQEESRRGAMLDTPTPERSALVAIPQGGLVPQSGKSQSGASSGPIDRESLRCDHCHNTGHTRDFCWKLHGRPSRGRGGGRGGRGRGPMRSQAQANVSESTWVASLLDSGFSTGVQASSDHVSSFSLGGNASSPAPNGSG; the protein is encoded by the coding sequence ATGTCGGATGATAAACAAAACGCTTCCGCTAGTACAAATGATGAattgagtcgtgtagggactTTAGATAATTTTTCTCTGGATATTTGCCATATTAAGTTGGATGGTACcaactatttgatttggtctcgcacttttactttggctattgaggccaaagggATGTCGGAATTTATTGAGGGTTCTGTTACTCCACCTGTTGAGGCTATTGCACTGAAGAAATTTAAATCTCAGAAATCGTTAGTTATGACCTGGTTGTTTAATTTTATGAGGGCTGATATTCGTCATACTTTTCTGCTTCGTGATACTCCACATAAGATTTGGACTACTGCAGCCCAAACCTATTCTCAGCAGGGTAATGATgcacagtgttttgagttgaggaagagGCTTCGTACATTGGAACAAAATCATCGTTCTGTTGCTGTGTATTTTGCTGACTTGAATGGAGCGTGgcaggaatttgattattatcagggatTTCAGGCTGTTTGTGCTGTTGATGCTGCTGCTTGGTTAAAGCGGTTGGAGAAGGAACGTGTTTATGATTTTTTGGCTGGACTTGATATAGAATATGATACAATTcgagtgcaggtgttgggtcgtaTTCCGTTTTCGTCGTTAggagaggcctatgccattgttcagcAGGAGGAGAGTAGGAGGGGTGCTATGTTGGACACTCCTACTCCTGAGCGTTCTGCCTTGGTTGCCATTCCTCAGGGTGGGCTTGTTCCACAGAGTGGTAAATCACAGTCTGGTGCCAGCAGTGGGCCTATTGATCGAGAGTCACTCCGGTGTGATCATTGTCACAACACCGGTCATACCAGggatttttgttggaagctaCATGGCCGTCCCTCTCGTGGGCGAGGGGGTGGACGCggtggtcgaggtcgtggtcccaTGCGTTCTCAAGCCCAGGCCAATGTTTCAGAGTCTACATGGGTTGCTAGCTTGCTTGATTCTGGATTCAGTACTGGGGTTCAGGCATCCTCTGATCATGTTAGTAGTTTTTCTCTGGGGGGAAATGCAAGCTCTCCGGCGCCTAATGGCTCAGGctga